In the genome of Streptomyces collinus, one region contains:
- a CDS encoding aspartate aminotransferase family protein, whose translation MTQTSAAAAERELAEPYLRQVLDTAGLAVEYVRAEGNTLYVRDDDGAEFPVADFAGGYGSVLLGHHHPEITAYARQLLAEHTPIHAQFSRHPYANRLAAELNRIIARELADDEPYYAIFGNSGAEAVEAAVKHAELDRGMRVSELLGSVDAGLAAARAAVADGSATVHGEAAARLGVALAADGDEAVRLLEAAIRRRNDEIVASPPLFLALEGGFHGKLAGSVQLTHNEGYRLPFKSLGAQARFVPQDSPEDLNAVHARERRVLLGLTTENGRVTVTEHEFPVFCAFLVEPVQGEGGIRVLSRAFAREIQDFCARIDCPVVVDEIQSGMGRTGALLASSRIGLRGDYYTLAKTLGGGIAKASVMLVREKRYRRDFEIVHSSTFAKDSFSSHIALKVLELLERDGGAAYRRAEERGAALRSKLDALRAEFPDVVADVRGHGLMQGLEFHDQSEASSPELRQIAASGLFGYFLAGHLLRRHRVRTFPTASAVGTLRFEPSIYVTDSELGQLYAGLHDVCTLLRKQAGDELTAAGR comes from the coding sequence ATGACTCAGACCTCCGCCGCAGCCGCGGAACGCGAACTCGCCGAGCCCTATCTGCGCCAGGTACTCGACACCGCGGGGCTGGCGGTGGAATACGTGCGCGCCGAAGGAAACACCCTGTACGTACGGGACGACGACGGCGCCGAGTTCCCGGTGGCCGACTTCGCGGGCGGTTACGGCTCGGTGCTGCTCGGCCATCACCACCCGGAGATCACCGCGTACGCCCGGCAGTTGCTCGCCGAACATACACCGATCCACGCCCAGTTCTCGCGCCACCCGTACGCCAACCGGCTCGCCGCCGAACTGAACCGCATCATCGCGCGTGAACTCGCCGATGACGAGCCTTATTACGCCATCTTCGGCAACAGTGGCGCGGAAGCGGTGGAAGCCGCCGTGAAACACGCCGAGCTGGACCGGGGCATGCGTGTGTCCGAACTGCTCGGCTCCGTAGACGCCGGGCTCGCCGCGGCACGCGCCGCGGTGGCCGACGGGTCCGCCACCGTCCACGGGGAGGCGGCCGCCCGTCTCGGGGTCGCCCTCGCCGCCGACGGCGACGAGGCTGTGCGCCTGCTGGAGGCGGCGATCAGGCGCCGCAACGACGAGATCGTCGCGTCCCCGCCGCTGTTCCTCGCCCTGGAGGGAGGCTTCCACGGCAAACTCGCCGGAAGTGTGCAGCTCACCCACAACGAGGGCTACCGGCTGCCCTTCAAGTCGCTCGGCGCGCAGGCACGGTTCGTCCCGCAGGACAGCCCCGAGGACCTGAACGCCGTCCACGCGCGGGAACGCCGGGTCCTGCTCGGCCTGACGACGGAGAACGGCAGGGTCACGGTGACGGAGCACGAGTTCCCCGTGTTCTGCGCCTTCCTCGTCGAGCCCGTCCAGGGAGAGGGCGGGATCCGCGTGCTGTCCCGCGCGTTCGCCCGGGAGATCCAGGACTTCTGCGCCCGGATCGACTGCCCCGTCGTCGTCGACGAGATCCAGAGCGGAATGGGCCGTACCGGCGCGCTGCTCGCCAGTTCCCGGATCGGCCTGCGCGGTGACTACTACACCCTGGCCAAAACGCTCGGCGGGGGCATCGCGAAGGCGTCCGTGATGCTGGTGCGCGAGAAGCGCTACCGCCGGGACTTCGAAATTGTGCACAGTTCAACTTTTGCGAAGGACAGCTTCTCCTCCCACATCGCCCTGAAGGTTCTCGAACTGCTGGAGCGGGACGGCGGCGCGGCCTACCGCCGGGCGGAGGAACGCGGAGCGGCACTGCGCTCGAAACTCGACGCCCTGCGGGCGGAATTCCCCGACGTGGTGGCGGACGTGCGCGGACACGGGCTGATGCAGGGCCTGGAATTCCACGACCAGTCCGAGGCCTCCTCACCGGAACTGCGTCAGATCGCGGCGAGCGGCCTCTTCGGCTACTTCCTCGCAGGCCATCTGCTGCGCCGGCACCGGGTGCGGACGTTCCCGACGGCCAGCGCGGTCGGCACGTTGCGCTTCGAACCCTCGATTTATGTCACAGACTCCGAACTCGGTCAGTTGTATGCCGGACTGCACGATGTGTGCACACTGTTGCGCAAGCAGGCCGGCGACGAACTCACCGCCGCGGGCCGCTGA
- a CDS encoding flavin reductase family protein has translation MNSASAELDHAAVRAGHPPVRPDRLRGVMSRFATGVTVLTVGGEHLHAMTANAFSSVSLDPPSVLCSVGHSAVMHGALTGAGRFAVNILGAHQEPLARHFADKSRTLGAAQFERVDWRAGEHTGAPLLDDSVAWLECELTESHAFGDHTIFIGTVLAAGEGATSDGLLFVNGRFGKPATAP, from the coding sequence ATGAATTCCGCGTCCGCCGAACTCGATCACGCTGCCGTGCGTGCCGGTCACCCGCCGGTGCGCCCGGACCGGTTGCGCGGGGTGATGTCCCGTTTCGCCACCGGTGTCACGGTCCTTACCGTGGGCGGGGAGCACCTGCACGCCATGACGGCGAACGCCTTCAGCTCGGTCTCCCTCGACCCCCCGTCGGTGCTGTGCAGCGTCGGCCACAGTGCCGTCATGCACGGTGCGCTCACCGGGGCCGGGCGTTTCGCCGTGAACATACTCGGCGCCCACCAGGAGCCGCTCGCCCGGCACTTCGCCGACAAGAGCCGCACCCTGGGTGCCGCCCAGTTCGAACGCGTCGACTGGCGTGCGGGCGAGCACACGGGGGCGCCGCTGCTCGACGACTCGGTGGCGTGGCTGGAGTGCGAGCTGACCGAGTCGCACGCGTTCGGTGACCACACCATCTTCATCGGCACCGTACTGGCGGCGGGCGAGGGTGCGACCAGTGACGGGCTGCTCTTCGTCAACGGCCGCTTCGGGAAGCCGGCCACCGCCCCCTGA
- a CDS encoding acyl-CoA dehydrogenase family protein, producing MVRGETVTDQEALASVLDAVRDAVPTLRANGAEAEERRWVPDENIQLLDKAGVFRAAVPAAHGGLDLGVADQFKVIAEVARGCPSTGWLTMVWLTSTWCASLYPDRAQKEVFEGGSTRVSIVFAPTGTLTPVDGGYRLNGTWRYNSGVLGADWDLLAAMVERPDGSHEELVALVPVSELEVTDDWHVSAGAATGSCTTTAEDVFVPAHRVVSLEEAMVSATGDRENTGATGRNYGLLGYVLSGVTAAFTGIARGAYELFLERLPGRGITYTDWTDQKLHPLTQIQVATAANKIDAAEGLADLCLEVLQTRADAGEQPTDEEKAVIRGRTAYAAQLAKEAVELLYAASGGSVIRREVALQRFHRDIQGFSLHALVQRDANLEVQGRVLVGMDPGTYFL from the coding sequence ATGGTCCGAGGAGAGACAGTGACCGACCAGGAAGCCCTGGCGTCCGTGCTGGACGCCGTACGCGATGCCGTCCCGACCCTGCGCGCGAACGGCGCGGAGGCGGAGGAACGCCGATGGGTCCCCGACGAGAACATTCAACTGCTGGACAAGGCCGGGGTGTTCCGCGCCGCGGTGCCCGCCGCGCACGGCGGGCTCGACCTGGGCGTGGCCGACCAGTTCAAGGTCATCGCCGAGGTCGCGCGCGGCTGCCCGTCCACCGGCTGGCTGACCATGGTGTGGCTCACCAGCACCTGGTGCGCCTCCCTCTACCCCGACCGGGCGCAGAAGGAGGTGTTCGAAGGCGGCAGCACCCGGGTGTCCATCGTCTTCGCCCCGACCGGCACCCTCACCCCCGTCGACGGCGGATACCGCCTCAACGGCACGTGGCGCTACAACTCCGGTGTGCTGGGCGCCGACTGGGATCTGCTCGCCGCGATGGTGGAGCGCCCCGACGGGAGTCACGAGGAGCTCGTCGCGCTGGTCCCGGTCTCCGAGCTGGAGGTCACCGACGACTGGCACGTCAGCGCGGGAGCCGCCACCGGCAGCTGCACCACCACCGCCGAGGACGTGTTCGTGCCCGCGCACCGCGTGGTCTCCCTGGAGGAGGCCATGGTCAGCGCGACCGGTGACCGTGAGAACACCGGCGCCACCGGCCGCAACTACGGCCTGCTCGGCTACGTCCTGTCGGGCGTGACGGCGGCGTTCACCGGCATCGCCCGCGGCGCCTACGAGCTGTTCCTGGAGCGCCTGCCGGGCCGGGGCATCACCTACACCGACTGGACCGACCAGAAGCTGCACCCGCTGACGCAGATCCAGGTCGCCACGGCCGCCAACAAGATCGACGCCGCCGAAGGCCTGGCGGACCTGTGCCTGGAGGTCCTGCAGACCCGGGCCGACGCCGGCGAGCAGCCCACCGACGAGGAGAAGGCCGTGATCCGCGGCCGGACGGCGTACGCGGCACAGCTCGCCAAGGAGGCCGTCGAGCTGCTGTACGCGGCGAGCGGCGGCTCGGTCATCCGGCGCGAGGTCGCCCTGCAACGGTTCCACCGCGACATCCAGGGCTTCTCGCTGCACGCGCTGGTCCAGCGGGACGCCAACCTGGAGGTTCAGGGGCGGGTCCTGGTCGGCATGGACCCGGGCACGTACTTCCTGTGA
- a CDS encoding YybH family protein: MSATPATSATSFTVPFDPERPDLTADTDIQNEIFIQVFNSGDGELFNRLYLDDSISNFSGEPLTGADRLAFFKEFLASKPTLEARVTHSYVAGDVALIGVEYAIDSTGPDGEPVRLEGVCTDVLRKTEDGRWLMAIDRPVAATGLVADQ; the protein is encoded by the coding sequence ATGTCAGCAACGCCGGCCACGTCCGCCACGTCCTTCACCGTCCCCTTCGACCCGGAACGGCCCGACCTCACCGCCGACACCGACATCCAGAACGAGATCTTCATCCAGGTCTTCAACTCGGGTGACGGCGAGCTGTTCAACCGCCTCTACCTCGACGACTCGATATCGAACTTCTCCGGCGAGCCCCTGACGGGCGCCGACCGGCTGGCGTTCTTCAAGGAGTTCCTGGCCTCGAAGCCCACCCTGGAAGCGCGCGTCACCCACTCGTACGTGGCCGGGGACGTGGCGCTGATCGGCGTCGAGTACGCCATCGACAGCACCGGCCCGGACGGTGAGCCGGTACGGCTGGAGGGCGTCTGCACCGATGTGCTCCGCAAGACCGAGGACGGCCGCTGGCTGATGGCCATCGACCGCCCGGTGGCCGCGACGGGTCTCGTCGCCGACCAGTGA
- a CDS encoding flavin monoamine oxidase family protein, which yields MHTTGPISGRRPTRRTLLKAAGAAAVTAPALAAVAPAASAATVGAAADWDVIVIGAGFAGITAARELRARGKRVLVLEARDRIGGRTWTDTYGGQLIERGGTWVEPTQPYLGAELTRYKLALEEDEPISTTWLPTPKGPRQFTPEDGFGRMGTVFERMFDGTRTYFEKPFQPLHRADLLQSLDKLTLRDRLTQLALTPEEELLVNGQTAVYAGGSSTAGAFTMFAHWWALAGHTNAGWNDTMRWRIAKGTKALLQAMVDEAKPTIKLSSPVASVNDTGSLVYVTTTSGTRYSATAVVVAMPVNALSTVKFSPSLPAALTTATSQGIAVTNAVKLWIHARKGAGRVYGQGAEGGSPIPMLLPFKETSEGMLYVAFSTDPGLDPTNTAQVKKAVQQLGVNLDVIGVKAHDWGRDPYARGGWAFRKPKQLTTLYPEVTFTSGRLSFASGDIANGWSGYIDGAIESGLRAARQAAGEE from the coding sequence ATGCACACCACCGGACCCATCAGCGGGCGGCGGCCCACCCGCCGCACCCTGCTCAAGGCGGCCGGGGCGGCCGCCGTCACGGCACCCGCCCTGGCCGCGGTCGCCCCGGCGGCCTCCGCCGCCACCGTCGGCGCAGCGGCCGACTGGGACGTCATCGTCATCGGCGCCGGATTCGCGGGCATCACCGCGGCCCGCGAACTGCGCGCCCGCGGCAAGCGGGTGCTCGTCCTGGAGGCCCGCGACCGCATCGGCGGCCGCACCTGGACGGACACCTACGGCGGTCAGCTGATCGAGCGCGGCGGGACCTGGGTCGAGCCGACCCAGCCCTACCTCGGCGCCGAACTCACGCGCTACAAGCTGGCGCTGGAGGAGGACGAGCCGATCTCGACCACGTGGCTGCCGACGCCGAAGGGCCCGCGGCAGTTCACGCCCGAGGACGGGTTCGGCCGGATGGGCACCGTCTTCGAGCGCATGTTCGACGGCACGCGGACGTACTTCGAGAAGCCGTTCCAGCCCCTGCACCGGGCCGACCTGCTGCAGAGCCTGGACAAGCTGACGCTGCGCGACCGCCTGACCCAGCTCGCCCTCACGCCCGAGGAGGAACTCCTCGTCAACGGGCAGACCGCGGTCTACGCAGGCGGATCGAGCACGGCCGGCGCCTTCACGATGTTCGCCCACTGGTGGGCCCTGGCCGGCCACACCAACGCGGGCTGGAACGACACCATGCGCTGGCGCATCGCCAAGGGCACCAAGGCCCTGCTCCAGGCGATGGTCGACGAGGCCAAGCCGACGATCAAGCTCAGCTCGCCGGTCGCCTCGGTGAACGACACCGGATCCCTGGTGTACGTCACCACCACCTCCGGCACCCGCTACAGCGCCACCGCGGTCGTGGTCGCGATGCCGGTCAACGCCCTGAGCACGGTCAAGTTCAGCCCGTCCCTGCCCGCTGCGCTCACCACCGCGACGAGCCAGGGCATCGCCGTGACGAACGCGGTCAAGCTGTGGATCCACGCCCGCAAGGGAGCCGGCCGCGTCTACGGCCAGGGCGCCGAGGGCGGCTCACCGATCCCCATGCTGCTGCCGTTCAAGGAAACCTCCGAAGGCATGCTCTACGTCGCCTTCAGCACCGATCCCGGACTCGATCCGACGAACACCGCCCAGGTGAAGAAGGCCGTGCAGCAGCTCGGCGTGAACCTGGACGTCATCGGTGTCAAGGCCCACGACTGGGGCCGTGACCCCTACGCGCGCGGCGGCTGGGCGTTCCGCAAGCCGAAGCAGCTCACCACGCTCTACCCGGAGGTCACCTTCACCAGCGGGCGGCTCTCCTTCGCCAGCGGCGACATAGCCAACGGCTGGAGCGGCTACATCGACGGCGCCATCGAGTCCGGTCTGCGTGCCGCCCGGCAGGCAGCGGGCGAGGAATGA
- a CDS encoding YybH family protein produces MSELVAELENHTARYVEAVNAGDFETVEKFYTADAVAVWEPGKPLSGDERRKYQREFLQAGPRMAAKPRQVFVTGETALMIVDWTIDITGADGTTDHLAGVGVDVLTRGEDGVWRYAIDDPFGQAS; encoded by the coding sequence ATGTCCGAGCTCGTCGCGGAACTGGAAAACCACACCGCCCGCTATGTCGAGGCCGTCAACGCCGGCGACTTCGAGACGGTCGAGAAGTTCTACACCGCCGACGCGGTCGCCGTCTGGGAACCGGGCAAGCCGCTCAGCGGTGACGAACGCCGGAAGTACCAGCGGGAATTCCTTCAGGCCGGTCCGCGTATGGCGGCCAAGCCCCGGCAGGTGTTCGTGACCGGCGAGACCGCTCTGATGATCGTCGACTGGACGATCGACATCACCGGCGCCGACGGCACCACCGATCACCTGGCCGGCGTCGGGGTGGACGTGCTGACCCGGGGCGAGGACGGCGTGTGGCGCTACGCCATCGACGACCCGTTCGGCCAGGCGAGCTGA
- a CDS encoding maleylpyruvate isomerase N-terminal domain-containing protein, with protein sequence MTLSWPELVRTAAEDTTSALEKGADQNWRGKAGDLDWSCRETLSHIALGVVGYAGLLIARPTDRYITLFSSIDGHAPVPAALEGIRIAGTLLAGTVRDTPPEVRAWHPYGHSDAAGFAAMGVLELVVHGRDIAQAVGVEYTPSDALAAPVVERLFPDAPTGHSPADTLLWCTGRAALPGLPRRGAWRWDGRVRQA encoded by the coding sequence ATGACTCTTTCATGGCCCGAACTCGTACGGACTGCGGCCGAGGACACCACCTCCGCACTCGAAAAGGGAGCCGATCAGAACTGGCGCGGAAAGGCGGGTGATCTGGACTGGAGCTGTCGGGAAACCCTTTCGCACATCGCGCTCGGGGTCGTGGGGTACGCCGGCCTGCTCATCGCCCGCCCCACCGACCGCTACATCACCCTGTTCTCCTCGATCGACGGTCACGCCCCGGTCCCGGCCGCGCTGGAGGGCATCCGGATCGCCGGCACCCTGCTCGCCGGCACCGTCCGCGACACCCCGCCGGAGGTCCGCGCCTGGCACCCGTACGGGCACTCCGACGCGGCCGGCTTCGCCGCGATGGGCGTGCTCGAACTCGTCGTCCACGGACGGGACATCGCGCAGGCCGTAGGCGTGGAGTACACGCCCTCGGACGCCCTGGCGGCGCCCGTGGTGGAGCGGCTCTTCCCCGACGCGCCCACCGGCCACTCCCCCGCCGACACCCTGCTGTGGTGCACGGGACGCGCCGCGCTGCCCGGGCTGCCCCGCCGCGGCGCCTGGCGCTGGGACGGCCGGGTGCGCCAGGCCTGA
- a CDS encoding acyl-CoA dehydrogenase family protein, which produces MATNDDLAAVLEAVDSIVPTLRENGRAAEDRGWLLDESIELLEKAGVFRMAVPRRFGGLDLPLADQARVITEIGRGCPAAAWVTMVWVTSTWTATLYPDRAQEEVFASGSVKISSAFAPTGVAVPVEGGYRLNGTWKFNTGCKGADWDFTAAMVRNPDGTEGEIMALVPMSDLRIVDDWDVSAGAATGSATAVAEDVFVPAHHAVSFEEVMVSATGDRSNTGATGRNYGLLSFVMAECAAVFIGIARGAYELFLERLPGRGITYTDWTDQKLHPLTQIQVATAANKIDAAEALSARWLTLLQERADAGEQPTDAEKAIVRGQTGFAAQLAKEAVEILHNASGGSVIRRDVHLQRFHRDIQGFSLHALANADVNLELQGRVLVGLEPGTVFL; this is translated from the coding sequence ATGGCCACGAACGACGACCTGGCAGCCGTACTGGAAGCCGTGGACAGCATCGTCCCGACCCTGCGCGAGAACGGCCGCGCCGCCGAGGACCGGGGCTGGCTGCTCGACGAGAGCATCGAACTCCTGGAGAAGGCCGGGGTGTTCCGCATGGCCGTGCCGCGCCGGTTCGGCGGGCTCGACCTGCCGCTCGCCGACCAGGCCCGGGTCATCACCGAGATCGGCCGCGGCTGCCCGGCCGCCGCCTGGGTGACGATGGTGTGGGTGACGAGCACCTGGACGGCGACCCTCTACCCCGACCGGGCCCAGGAGGAGGTCTTCGCGTCCGGCTCCGTCAAGATCTCCAGCGCGTTCGCCCCGACCGGTGTCGCGGTCCCCGTCGAAGGCGGTTACCGCCTCAACGGCACCTGGAAGTTCAACACCGGCTGCAAGGGCGCCGACTGGGACTTCACCGCCGCGATGGTGCGCAACCCGGACGGCACCGAGGGCGAGATCATGGCCCTCGTCCCCATGTCCGACCTCAGGATCGTCGACGACTGGGACGTCTCGGCCGGCGCCGCCACCGGCAGTGCCACCGCGGTCGCCGAGGACGTCTTCGTACCGGCCCACCACGCCGTGTCCTTCGAGGAGGTCATGGTCAGCGCGACCGGCGACCGCTCCAACACGGGCGCCACCGGCCGCAACTACGGCCTGCTCAGCTTCGTCATGGCCGAGTGCGCCGCCGTGTTCATCGGCATCGCCCGCGGCGCCTACGAACTGTTCCTGGAGCGGCTCCCCGGACGCGGCATCACCTACACCGACTGGACCGACCAGAAGCTGCACCCGCTCACCCAGATCCAGGTCGCCACGGCCGCCAACAAGATCGACGCCGCCGAGGCCCTGTCGGCCCGCTGGCTCACCCTCCTCCAGGAGCGCGCCGACGCCGGCGAGCAGCCCACCGACGCCGAGAAGGCGATCGTGCGCGGCCAGACCGGCTTCGCCGCCCAACTGGCCAAGGAGGCCGTGGAGATCCTCCACAACGCCAGCGGCGGCTCCGTCATCCGGCGCGACGTCCACCTGCAGCGCTTCCACCGCGACATCCAGGGCTTCTCGCTGCACGCCCTCGCCAATGCCGACGTCAACCTCGAACTCCAGGGCCGCGTCCTGGTCGGCCTGGAGCCCGGCACCGTCTTCCTCTGA
- a CDS encoding NAD(P)-dependent oxidoreductase → MGDNHTSVSVLGLGLMGQALAAAFLKAGHATTVWNRSADKADGLVKDGAVLAAKPADAVAASDLVIVCVSTYDVVHDVIGSLGDALRGKTVVNLTTGSSEQARQTAEWAEKHGAKYLDGAIMITPPGIGAETSVLFYAGDQAVFDAHEPVLKLLGGGTTYLGTDHGKPALFDVSLLGLMWGALNSFLHGVAIVETGGVKAQEFLPWAHMWLDAIKMFTADYAAQIDAGDEKFPANDATLETHLGALKHLVEESEALGVDTELPKYSEALMEGIIAQGHAKNSYASVVKAYRRPSQ, encoded by the coding sequence ATGGGTGACAACCACACCTCGGTGTCGGTGCTCGGCCTCGGCCTGATGGGGCAGGCCCTGGCCGCCGCCTTCCTGAAGGCGGGCCACGCCACCACCGTGTGGAACCGTTCGGCGGACAAGGCCGACGGCCTCGTCAAGGACGGCGCGGTCCTCGCCGCGAAGCCCGCCGACGCCGTCGCCGCGAGCGACCTCGTAATCGTGTGCGTGTCGACGTACGACGTGGTGCACGACGTCATCGGCTCGCTCGGCGACGCCCTGCGCGGCAAGACCGTCGTCAACCTGACCACCGGCTCCTCCGAGCAGGCCCGGCAGACCGCCGAGTGGGCGGAGAAGCACGGCGCCAAGTACCTCGACGGCGCCATCATGATCACCCCGCCCGGCATCGGTGCCGAGACCTCCGTCCTCTTCTACGCCGGTGACCAGGCCGTCTTCGACGCCCACGAGCCCGTGCTGAAGCTCCTCGGCGGCGGCACCACCTACCTCGGCACCGACCACGGCAAGCCCGCCCTGTTCGACGTGTCGCTGCTCGGCCTGATGTGGGGCGCCCTCAACAGCTTCCTGCACGGTGTGGCCATCGTGGAGACCGGCGGCGTCAAGGCGCAGGAGTTCCTGCCGTGGGCGCACATGTGGCTCGACGCCATCAAGATGTTCACGGCCGACTACGCCGCCCAGATCGACGCCGGCGACGAGAAGTTCCCGGCCAACGACGCCACCCTGGAGACCCACCTGGGCGCGCTCAAGCACCTCGTCGAGGAGTCCGAGGCGCTCGGCGTCGACACCGAACTGCCCAAGTACTCCGAGGCGCTGATGGAGGGCATCATCGCCCAGGGGCACGCCAAGAACAGCTACGCCAGCGTCGTGAAGGCGTACCGCCGCCCGAGCCAGTGA
- a CDS encoding flavin monoamine oxidase family protein has protein sequence MTEIGDSTTPRAHGRVTRRTLLKAAGATALTAGAVTATASPAAADDKPYDAIVVGAGYAGGTVARELGARGMRVLVLEARGRTGGRIEPGTLAGHHVELGGGWFGPGQDLVARELKRYSLTTTEDVHATRMVMPGPNGYASHSPQEAGARLNSLFADFYAGSEQYFERPYEPLHRKDLLASVDRLSLADRIAQLQLKGVDHDWVSGATSVFAGGNKTGSLTGLAQWYQLAGGTYDKFLSVMSQLPEGGMISILERMLRESGATISLNSPVTAIRERGGLTHVEVRGGRVHKAPVVVLATPVNMWSTLTFEPGLPKVYADAAREGLGVPHATKLWLRVQGTSEAVSAQAPEGAPILLLIPQKQLPDGRIFVAFTGPALDVSDPQAVRAAVRGLLPEARVAEYRAKEWHKDPYARGGWGLRRPGQLLRQLPDIQQPFGRIVFAGGDIASGWNGAFVEGALESGFRAAEQAATLAG, from the coding sequence ATGACCGAGATCGGCGACAGCACGACCCCTCGTGCCCACGGACGTGTCACCAGAAGAACGCTGCTGAAGGCGGCGGGCGCCACCGCGCTCACCGCCGGCGCCGTCACCGCGACGGCGTCCCCCGCCGCGGCCGACGACAAGCCCTACGACGCCATCGTCGTCGGCGCCGGATACGCGGGCGGCACCGTCGCCCGGGAGCTGGGCGCCCGCGGTATGAGGGTTCTGGTCCTGGAGGCCCGCGGCAGGACCGGCGGCCGCATCGAGCCGGGCACGCTGGCCGGGCACCACGTCGAACTCGGCGGCGGCTGGTTCGGCCCCGGCCAGGACCTCGTGGCCCGCGAACTGAAGCGCTACTCGCTGACCACCACCGAGGACGTGCACGCCACCCGCATGGTGATGCCCGGCCCGAACGGCTACGCCAGCCACTCCCCGCAGGAGGCCGGCGCCCGGCTCAACAGCCTGTTCGCGGACTTCTACGCCGGATCCGAGCAGTACTTCGAGCGGCCCTACGAGCCGCTGCACCGCAAGGACCTCCTGGCGTCCGTGGACCGGCTCTCGCTCGCCGACCGTATCGCCCAGCTTCAGCTGAAAGGGGTCGATCACGACTGGGTGAGCGGCGCCACCTCGGTGTTCGCCGGCGGCAACAAGACCGGCTCCCTCACCGGCCTCGCCCAGTGGTACCAGCTCGCGGGCGGCACCTACGACAAGTTCCTGTCGGTGATGAGCCAGCTGCCCGAGGGCGGCATGATCTCCATCCTGGAGCGGATGCTGCGCGAGTCCGGAGCGACGATCAGCCTCAACTCGCCGGTCACGGCGATCCGTGAGCGCGGCGGCCTCACCCACGTCGAGGTCCGCGGCGGCCGGGTGCACAAGGCGCCGGTCGTGGTGCTCGCCACGCCCGTCAACATGTGGTCGACGCTCACCTTCGAGCCGGGCCTGCCCAAGGTGTACGCCGACGCCGCCCGCGAGGGCCTCGGCGTCCCGCACGCCACCAAGCTGTGGCTGCGGGTGCAGGGCACCTCCGAGGCGGTCTCGGCCCAGGCCCCGGAGGGTGCCCCCATCCTGCTGCTCATCCCGCAGAAGCAGCTGCCCGACGGCCGCATCTTCGTGGCCTTCACCGGGCCCGCCCTCGACGTGTCCGACCCGCAGGCGGTGCGCGCCGCGGTCCGCGGGCTGCTGCCGGAGGCCAGGGTCGCCGAGTACCGGGCGAAGGAATGGCACAAGGACCCCTACGCCCGGGGCGGCTGGGGCCTGCGCAGGCCGGGGCAGCTCCTGCGTCAGCTGCCGGACATCCAGCAGCCGTTCGGGCGCATCGTCTTCGCGGGCGGTGACATAGCCAGCGGCTGGAACGGGGCCTTCGTCGAAGGCGCCCTGGAGTCCGGCTTCCGTGCCGCGGAACAGGCCGCGACCCTCGCGGGCTGA